One segment of Helicobacter sp. MIT 05-5293 DNA contains the following:
- a CDS encoding ATP-binding cassette domain-containing protein, whose amino-acid sequence MSIVQVRDLFTAYGDVIIHKGISFDVKKGEIFGILGGSGSGKSTLLKNMLFLQKPKSGVINFFGQDIWALGEHKRDKILDRCGVCFQFGALFSSMNVLDNVGFLLTQKSDYDQNTIDRISRMWLDLVGLSSEVAYKYPYELSGGMKKRVSLARALALSPDILFLDEPTSGLDLQSAERFDTLIKKLKEVLEITIIMVTHDLDSIKDIVDRFILLQDQHILFEGTLAELYHQKQEGVNEATIFSGKRGERFWQDFNHKN is encoded by the coding sequence ATGAGTATTGTCCAAGTGCGCGACCTTTTCACGGCTTATGGTGATGTGATTATTCACAAGGGTATTAGCTTTGATGTGAAAAAAGGTGAAATATTTGGGATTCTCGGTGGAAGTGGAAGCGGTAAAAGCACATTGCTTAAGAATATGCTTTTTTTACAAAAACCAAAATCAGGTGTGATTAATTTTTTCGGACAAGATATTTGGGCATTAGGCGAGCATAAGCGGGATAAGATTCTTGATCGTTGTGGCGTGTGTTTTCAATTTGGAGCGTTATTTTCTTCGATGAATGTATTAGACAATGTAGGATTTTTGCTCACACAAAAAAGTGATTATGACCAAAATACGATTGATAGAATCTCGCGAATGTGGTTGGATTTAGTAGGATTATCTTCAGAAGTTGCTTATAAATACCCTTATGAGCTTTCTGGTGGAATGAAAAAACGCGTTTCATTAGCGCGAGCTTTAGCATTAAGCCCGGATATTTTGTTTTTAGATGAACCCACAAGCGGGCTTGATTTACAAAGTGCGGAGCGATTTGATACATTGATTAAAAAGCTGAAAGAAGTTTTAGAAATCACGATTATTATGGTAACGCATGATTTGGATTCTATTAAAGACATTGTCGATCGTTTTATTTTACTTCAGGATCAACATATTCTTTTTGAGGGGACCTTAGCAGAGCTTTATCATCAAAAACAAGAAGGTGTTAATGAGGCTACGATCTTTTCAGGTAAGCGTGGAGAAAGATTTTGGCAAGATTTCAATCATAAAAATTAA
- a CDS encoding ABC transporter permease, producing MCFETRFSDDILEVKLLKQCDFSLPKNERLSLQNAILSASRVRVDFAEIRKVDFVFCAFLKELLQGKQYELIHTNTEIDEIFATLEMSLSLETPVLPSRFSLFSLSSVFLLFGRYLSDFFQSFLNFLYFCGMCLSYFFRSLLHPKYIKVSSILYHMNQAGFKALPVALLTAFIVSYAIALQGVLQLERMGVPIMSVEIVAKLSLREMGPFILAIVIAGRSSSAFSAQLGVMNLTEETDALKTMNLSVFDYLVLPRVLALVIAMPLLVFLADAVSLFAAMLAVKMQTGINFVQYLERFYEYVGINNFWVGVVKAPFFGAAIALVGCFRGLYVKGDTESVGIATTMSVVNAIFWVILINAIFSIITTRLDV from the coding sequence ATGTGTTTTGAGACAAGATTTTCTGATGATATTTTAGAAGTAAAGCTTCTGAAACAATGTGATTTTTCTTTGCCTAAAAATGAGCGTTTATCTCTTCAAAATGCTATATTATCGGCTTCTCGTGTTCGTGTTGATTTTGCTGAAATTCGTAAGGTTGATTTTGTTTTTTGTGCGTTTTTGAAAGAATTGCTACAAGGTAAGCAGTATGAGCTTATTCATACAAATACTGAAATAGATGAGATTTTTGCGACACTTGAGATGTCTTTATCTTTAGAAACTCCTGTTTTACCTTCGCGTTTTTCTCTTTTTTCTTTATCTTCAGTTTTTTTACTTTTCGGGCGTTATTTGAGTGATTTTTTTCAAAGTTTTTTGAATTTTCTTTATTTTTGTGGTATGTGTTTATCGTATTTTTTTCGTTCTCTTTTGCACCCTAAATATATTAAAGTAAGCTCGATTCTCTATCATATGAATCAAGCAGGTTTTAAGGCTTTGCCCGTGGCATTATTGACAGCTTTTATTGTGAGTTATGCTATTGCTTTACAAGGTGTTTTACAGCTTGAGAGAATGGGTGTGCCGATTATGAGTGTGGAGATTGTCGCAAAGCTTTCGTTGCGAGAAATGGGACCTTTTATCCTTGCGATTGTGATTGCAGGGCGCAGCTCTTCAGCTTTTTCAGCTCAACTTGGTGTGATGAATCTTACTGAAGAAACTGATGCGCTCAAAACAATGAATCTTAGTGTTTTTGATTATTTGGTTTTACCGCGTGTGTTGGCTTTGGTGATTGCTATGCCACTTTTAGTTTTTTTAGCTGATGCGGTGAGTTTGTTTGCTGCAATGTTGGCTGTGAAAATGCAGACAGGTATTAACTTCGTGCAATATTTAGAGCGATTTTATGAATATGTAGGTATTAATAATTTTTGGGTAGGTGTAGTAAAAGCTCCTTTTTTCGGGGCAGCGATTGCTTTGGTGGGTTGCTTTCGAGGGCTTTATGTCAAAGGTGATACAGAATCTGTAGGGATTGCTACGACTATGAGTGTCGTTAATGCGATTTTTTGGGTGATTTTGATTAATGCGATTTTTTCAATTATTACTACAAGGCTTGATGTATGA
- the dnaN gene encoding DNA polymerase III subunit beta — MKISLPKSSFETILNDCQNFLEKRDRSQITAHIYFKTQEDQLQIKATDYEIWLESTIPVKCETQGSGTVNGRQILDIIKRLKDAEITLETDQDTIHIRQGRAKFKLPMFNADEFPKFPEYDSHAQINIQSDKFLHSIRKINPAVDTNNPKYELNGSLLDIKEYSFNFVATDTRRLALIEYKSQSVDTLSLIIPKKAINEIQKLFIEELQIFHNQTHLILKNNRYTFYTKLISGKYPDYEKIIPKEFKHKIQLPKDQFVDALKLVNSLANNIKITISSNEILFETLSEDNAEASTQIEIQTPITESFALGLNSKYILDFLSQIDSSEFTLCINESNTPFVVNNDNFSTVIMPVIL, encoded by the coding sequence ATGAAAATTTCACTCCCTAAAAGCTCATTTGAAACAATTCTCAATGATTGCCAAAATTTCCTTGAAAAACGAGACCGATCACAAATCACTGCACATATTTATTTCAAAACACAAGAAGATCAATTACAAATCAAAGCTACCGATTACGAAATATGGCTTGAATCTACGATTCCTGTTAAGTGTGAAACTCAAGGTAGTGGGACAGTCAATGGAAGACAAATTCTTGACATTATCAAAAGACTAAAAGATGCAGAAATAACTTTAGAAACTGACCAAGATACAATCCATATCCGACAAGGTAGAGCAAAATTTAAACTTCCTATGTTTAATGCTGACGAATTCCCTAAATTTCCAGAATACGATTCTCATGCTCAAATCAACATTCAATCTGATAAATTTCTTCACTCTATTCGTAAAATAAACCCAGCCGTAGATACTAATAACCCAAAATATGAGCTTAATGGTTCATTACTAGACATCAAAGAATATAGTTTTAATTTTGTCGCCACAGACACAAGAAGACTAGCTCTCATTGAATACAAAAGTCAATCAGTTGATACACTTTCTCTAATCATTCCTAAAAAAGCAATTAATGAGATTCAAAAACTCTTTATCGAAGAGCTCCAAATTTTCCACAATCAAACTCATCTGATTCTTAAAAACAATCGCTACACTTTTTATACTAAACTCATCAGTGGTAAATATCCTGATTATGAAAAAATCATTCCTAAAGAATTCAAACACAAAATCCAACTGCCCAAAGATCAATTTGTCGATGCCTTAAAACTTGTTAATTCACTAGCAAATAACATTAAAATTACTATTTCTTCTAATGAGATACTTTTTGAGACATTAAGCGAGGATAATGCTGAAGCTTCAACACAAATTGAGATTCAAACACCTATTACTGAATCTTTTGCCTTAGGACTCAATTCAAAATATATCCTTGATTTCCTCTCACAAATTGATTCAAGTGAATTCACACTTTGCATCAATGAATCAAATACACCTTTTGTCGTTAATAATGATAATTTTTCAACCGTTATTATGCCTGTGATTCTGTAA